A region of the Streptomyces durocortorensis genome:
GCGCGCCGGTCGCACCCCCCGTGGGCCGCCCCCCTGGTTCGCGCACCAGGGCGACACCCCGTACGTAGTCGAGGTTGTACGTGCGTACGCCAAACCGGGTCGTTATGTCGACACATCGCCCCTGCGCGGGGGTGAGAACAGGACAGCCCGCCGCCGACAGCGCGTCTGCCAGCCCGGCGTAGAAACCGAGCAACCGGTGCGGATGGCCGGTCCCCAGCAGCACCGGAGCCCGCCGCCCGGCCACCACCGCCAGCCGCTCGGCGAACGCGTCCAGCGCGGCCACCGTCCGCTCCGGATCGATCGCGTCCGGCCCCGAGACATGCGCGGGATCGGCCGAGACCCCGCACCGGTCCGCCATCAGCCGCAACAGCTCGCCCTCGCCCCAGGCCCGCTCGGGCGCGAGCCCCAGCATCACCCGCGGATCCCGGGCCGCGAACAGCCGGTAGCTGCGCAGACTGTTCTCGCGCGGCGTGGCCACGGGCCCGGCCAGCCGGGCCGCCAGCAGATGGGCGCGCAGCGCCCCGGTGCTCAACACCCCACGGATGCTGCCGTATCGCGGCGCACGGACGGGCCGGATTCCCGCTACGCCCCACCGTTGGCGTAACCGCACGGCACAATGCCCCACGGCCGCCCATCCCTCAGGCCAGCAGCCCCCGCAGCGGGAACGCCGCCTTCCGGGTGGCCAGCACGGCCTGGTCCAGCCGGTCCGCCGGGTCGTAGCCGTCCTCCCAGGACTTCCAGGACGGTGTACGTCCATCCGTCATCCGCCCCGGGCCCAGCTGCCGTGTACGGGCATAGACCAGATCCCGCCAGGAGGCCGGGACCACGGACTCGGGGTCGACGGGCGCATGCGCGGCGATGCCCACCAGATGCGTCCACGACCTCGGTACGACATCCACCACCGCGTACCCGCCCCCGCCGAGCGCCACCCAGCGCCCGTCCGCGTAGCTGTGGGCCAGCTCGTGGCAGGACTCCATCACGGCCCGCTGCGCGTCCAGGGAGACGGCGAGGTGGGCGAGCGGGTCCTCGAAGTGCGTATCGGCCCCGTGCTGGGTCACGAGCACCTGCGGCCGGAAATCGGCGATCAGCTCCGGCACGACGGAGTGGAACGCCCGCAGCCACCCAGCGTCCCCGGTCCCGGCGGGCAGCGGCAGATTGACGGCACTGCCCTCCCCCGCCCCGGCCCCGGTCTCCTCCGACCACCCGGTCTGCGGAAACAGGGTCCTGGGGTGCTCGTGCAGCGAGATGGTCAGAACCCGGGGGTCCTCCCAGAACGCGGCCTGCACCCCGTCCCCGTGGTGGACGTCCACATCGACGTACGCGACCCTCTCCGCGCCCAGTTCCAGCAGCCGGGCGATGGCGAGGGCCGGGTCGTTGTAGACGCAGAACCCGGCGGCCGACCCGGGCATGGCGTGGTGCAGTCCCCCGGTGAAGTTCACCGCGTGCGCGCACTCGCCCCGCCACACCGCCTCGGCGGCCCCCACGGAGAGCCCGGCGATCAGCGCGGACGCCTCGTGCATCCCCGCGAACGCCGGATCGTCGACGGTCCCGAGCCCGTAGTCCTGGTCGGCGGCCCGTGGATTCGCGGAGGCGGCCCGCACCGCAGCCACGTAGTCCTGCCGGTGCACGAGCCGCAGGGTGGAGTCCCCCACGGGCTTCGCCGATCGCAGATCCACCGCCTCGTCCAGCCCGTACGCCCGCACCAGCCCCATCGTCAGGGCCAGCCGGACCGGGTCCATGGGGTGGCTCTCCCCGAAGTCGTATCCCGTAACTGCGTCATCCCACATCAGCTGTGTGCGGCCGCTCATGCCCGCCACCGTATCGGGCGGGCTCCGGCCCGAACGAGCGGGCATACACCAGCGTCACCAGCACCAGAACCATCGGTACGAGCATGGCGCCCCGATAGCTCCACGCATCCCCCAGAACACCCACCAGCGGCGAACCCACCAGGAACCCCACATAGTTGAAGATATTGATCCGGGCCACGGCCTCATCGCTGTTCCCCGGGAACATCCGCCCGGCCGCCGCGAAGGTCTGCGGCACGATCACACACAGCCCGAGCCCGAGCATCGTGAACCCGAGCATCCCCACCCAGGCCCCCGGCGCCACCGCCACGACCGCGAACCCCCCGGCCGCCAGCAGACTCCCGCCCCGCACCACGGCCACCGCCCCGAACCTCCGCACTCCGAGATCCCCGACGGCCCGCCCCAACAGCGTCGTCACCATGTAGAGGTTGTACGGAACGGTCGCCAGCTGCTCCGAGCTGCCGAGCACGTCCTGAAGGTACTTGGCACTCCAGTTGGAGACGGTCGAGTCACCGATGTACGCGAAGCCCATCACGAGACACAGGGGCAACAGCAGCTTGAACGAAACCGCCCCACCCGGACCGCCGGGAACGCCACCGGACGGCTCGGGTGCCTTCCCCTCCGTGTACCAACGGCTCCCGACCAGCGCGGCGGGCAACAGCACCGCCACGACAGGCAGGTACGACACGAGCAACGGCAGATCCCAGCGCGCCCCGGCCCACGCCAGGGACGCCCCCACGATCCCGCCGAGGCTGAACGCGGCGTGGAAGCCGAGCATGATGCTGCGCCCGTACGCCCGCTGAAGGCTGACGCCCAGCATGTTCATCGAGGCGTCCAACGCCCCGACGGCCAGTCCGAAAACGCCGAGCGCGACGGCGACCTGCCACACTTCCCGCCCCGCGCCCACCCCGAGCAGGGCGAGCAGGACGAGGGGCTGGGCCCACCGCAGCACGGCACCGGGCCGCACCCGCGCCACCAGCTTCCCGGTGGCCACGCTGCCGACCCCCGCCAGAACGGGGACGGCAGCGAGGAAGGCGGGCAGCAGCCCGTCGGATATCCCGTACTGGTCCTGAATGGCGGGGATGCGCGTCACCAGGAGAGCGAAGGCGACGCCTTGAACGCCGAAGCTCAGCCCCAGGGAGGCCCTGCCGTGCCGCAAGCCCGCATCAGTCATGGCCGCGAGCGTAGAGCCCGGCTCTACCCGTGGGTAGATGGGTCAGGCGAGCAGTTCCGGGAGTTGGGACATGTCGGAGAAGTACCCGGTCACTCCGACGAGCCGGTCCGCGGGCATCATCGACGTGAACCCGTACACGTCCATCCCCGCGGCCCGTGCCGCCTCGACGCCGAGCGGGCTGTCCTCGATGACGACGCACCGCTCCGGCGCCACCCCCATCCGCTCGGCGGCGTGCAGGAACAGATCCGGCGCCGGCTTCCCCCGCCCCACGTCCTCCGAGCTGAAGATCCACTCCTCCTCGAACCACTGGTCGATGCCGGTCTTGCGGTGCCCGACCCGGATCCGCTCGTGGCTCCCGGAGGACGCGACGCAGTAGTCCACCCCGTCGGCGACGAGCTTCCCGAGCAGCTCCTCCGCCCCGTCCACGGCCACCAGCTCCTGCTGGAAGGCCGCGAACGTACGGGAGTTGAGCGTGGTGTCGAAGTCCGCGGGCAACTTCTTCCCGGTTCTCTCCTCGACGAGGTCGTGCACGCGGTGAACAGCGGATCCCATGTAGTCGCGGAGCGATTCCTCGTACGAGGTCGGGTGGCCGAGTTCGGTCAGGTAGCCGGAGAGGATGGTGTTGGCGATCGGCTCACTGTCGACGAGCACACCATCGTTGTCGAAGATGACCAGTTCGTAGCGCATGGTTCGAGCCTAGACGTTCAGAACGCAGAAAAGCCCCGTGCCACAAGGCACGGGGCTTTCCCGGAAAAATTGTTCGGCGGCGTCCTACTCTCCCACAGGGTCCCCCCTGCAGTACCATCGGCGCTGAAAGGCTTAGCTTCCGGGTTCGGAATGTAACCGGGCGTTTCCCTAACGCAATGACCACCGAAACACTATGAAATTAACCAACACCGGACAACAACACGGCCGTTCGTTATTTCAGAACTAACACAGTGGACGCGAGCAACTGAGGACAAGCCCTCGGCCTATTAGTACCAGTCAGCTCCACCCGTTACCGGGCTTCCACATCTGGCCTATCAACCCAGTCGTCTACTGGGAGCCTTAACCCCTCAAGAGGGTGGGAATACTCATCTCGAAGCAGGCTTCCCGCTTAGATGCTTTCAGCGGTTATCCTTTCCGAACGTAGCCAACCAGCCATGCCCTTGGCAGGACAACTGGCACACCAGAGGTTCGTCCGTCCCGGTCCTCTCGTACTAGGGACAGCCCTTCTCAATATTCCTACGCGCACAGCGGATAGGGACCGAACTGTCTCACGACGTTCTAAACCCAGCTCGCGTACCGCTTTAATGGGCGAACAGCCCAACCCTTGGGACCGACTCCAGCCCCAGGATGCGACGAGCCGACATCGAGGTGCCAAACCATCCCGTCGATATGGACTCTTGGGGAAGATCAGCCTGTTATCCCCGGGGTACCTTTTATCCGTTGAGCGACAGCGCTTCCACAAGCCACTGCCGGATCACTAGTCCCGACTTTCGTCCCTGCTCGACCCGTCGGTCTCACAGTCAAGCTCCCTTGTGCACTTACACTCAACACCTGATTGCCAACCAGGCTGAGGGAACCTTTGGGCGCCTCCGTTACTCTTTAGGAGGCAACCGCCCCAGTTAAACTACCCATCAGACACTGTCCCTGATCCGGATCACGGACCCAGGTTAGACATCCAGCACGACCAGAGTGGTATTTCAACGACGACTCCACAACCACTGGCGTGGCCGCTTCAAAGTCTCCCACCTATCCTACACAAGCCGAACCGAACACCAATATCAAACTGTAGTAAAGGTCCCGGGGTCTTTCCGTCCTGCTGCGCGAAACGAGCATCTTTACTCGTAGTGCAATTTCACCGGGCCTATGGTTGAGACAGTCGAGAAGTCGTTACGCCATTCGTGCAGGTCGGAACTTACCCGACAAGGAATTTCGCTACCTTAGGATGGTTATAGTTACCACCGCCGTTTACTGGCGCTTAAGTTCTCAGCTTCGCCAACCCGAAAGTCAGCTAACCGGTCCCCTTAACGTTCCAGCACCGGGCAGGCGTCAGTCCGTATACATCGCCTTACGGCTTCGCACGGACCTGTGTTTTTAGTAAACAGTCGCTTCTCGCTGGTCTCTGCGGCCACCCCCAGCTCAAGCAGCAAGTGCTCTCACCAGTGATGGCCCCCCTTCTCCCGAAGTTACGGGGGCATTTTGCCGAGTTCCTTAACCATAGTTCACCCGAACGCCTCGGTATTCTCTACCTGACCACCTGAGTCGGTTTAGGGTACGGGCCGCCATGAAACTCGCTAGAGGCTTTTCTCGACAGCATAGGATCATCCACTTCACCACAATCGGCTCGGCATCAGGTCTCACCCTTAACGTGTGACGGATTTACCTACCACACGGGCTACACCCTTACCCCGGGACAACCACCGCCCGGGCTGGACTACCTTCCTGCGTCACCCCATCGCTTACCTACTACAAGTCTGGTTCATCGGCTCCACCACTACCCTCAACTCCGAAGAGATCGGGCCGGCTTCACAGACTTAGCATCGCCTGATTCAGTACTGGGCGTTTCAAAGCGGGTACCGGAATATCAACCGGTTGTCCATCGACTACGCCTGTCGGCCTCGCCTTAGGTCCCGACTTACCCTGGGCAGATCAGCTTGACCCAGGAACCCTTAGTCAATCGGCGCACACGTTTCTCACGTGTGTATCGCTACTCATGCCTGCATTCTCACTCGTGAACCGTCCACAACTCGCTTCCGCGGCTGCTTCACCCGGCACACGACGCTCCCCTACCCATCCCAGCCCCCGTTGGGGGTATATGCTGGAATGACACGACTTCGGCGGTACGCTTGAGCCCCGCTACATTGTCGGCGCGGAATCACTTGACCAGTGAGCTATTACGCACTCTTTCAAGGGTGGCTGCTTCTAAGCCAACCTCCTGGTTGTCTCTGCGACTCCACATCCTTTCCCACTTAGCGTACGCTTAGGGGCCTTAGTCGATGCTCTGGGCTGTTTCCCTCTCGACCATGGAGCTTATCCCCCACAGTCTCACTGCCGCGCTCTCACTTACCGGCATTCGGAGTTTGGCTAAGGTCAGTAACCCGGTAGGGCCCATCGCCTATCCAGTGCTCTACCTCCGGCAAGAAACACACGACGCTGCACCTAAATGCATTTCGGGGAGAACCAGCTATCACGGAGTTTGATTGGCCTTTCACCCCTAACCACAGGTCATCCCCCAGGTTTTCAACCCTGGTGGGTTCGGTCCTCCACGAAGTCTTACCTCCGCTTCAACCTGCCC
Encoded here:
- a CDS encoding phosphatase; the encoded protein is MLSTGALRAHLLAARLAGPVATPRENSLRSYRLFAARDPRVMLGLAPERAWGEGELLRLMADRCGVSADPAHVSGPDAIDPERTVAALDAFAERLAVVAGRRAPVLLGTGHPHRLLGFYAGLADALSAAGCPVLTPAQGRCVDITTRFGVRTYNLDYVRGVALVREPGGRPTGGATGAHTHSPLPVRLALQDAVERLGVLPELVIGDHGWVCGAGQLGIEAIGPADTDDPALFVGEAEGRVSVVVPLDDGVRSAFYRPLTRYVLNRARLSQ
- a CDS encoding acetoin utilization protein AcuC, with protein sequence MSGRTQLMWDDAVTGYDFGESHPMDPVRLALTMGLVRAYGLDEAVDLRSAKPVGDSTLRLVHRQDYVAAVRAASANPRAADQDYGLGTVDDPAFAGMHEASALIAGLSVGAAEAVWRGECAHAVNFTGGLHHAMPGSAAGFCVYNDPALAIARLLELGAERVAYVDVDVHHGDGVQAAFWEDPRVLTISLHEHPRTLFPQTGWSEETGAGAGEGSAVNLPLPAGTGDAGWLRAFHSVVPELIADFRPQVLVTQHGADTHFEDPLAHLAVSLDAQRAVMESCHELAHSYADGRWVALGGGGYAVVDVVPRSWTHLVGIAAHAPVDPESVVPASWRDLVYARTRQLGPGRMTDGRTPSWKSWEDGYDPADRLDQAVLATRKAAFPLRGLLA
- a CDS encoding MFS transporter, whose protein sequence is MTDAGLRHGRASLGLSFGVQGVAFALLVTRIPAIQDQYGISDGLLPAFLAAVPVLAGVGSVATGKLVARVRPGAVLRWAQPLVLLALLGVGAGREVWQVAVALGVFGLAVGALDASMNMLGVSLQRAYGRSIMLGFHAAFSLGGIVGASLAWAGARWDLPLLVSYLPVVAVLLPAALVGSRWYTEGKAPEPSGGVPGGPGGAVSFKLLLPLCLVMGFAYIGDSTVSNWSAKYLQDVLGSSEQLATVPYNLYMVTTLLGRAVGDLGVRRFGAVAVVRGGSLLAAGGFAVVAVAPGAWVGMLGFTMLGLGLCVIVPQTFAAAGRMFPGNSDEAVARINIFNYVGFLVGSPLVGVLGDAWSYRGAMLVPMVLVLVTLVYARSFGPEPARYGGGHERPHTADVG
- a CDS encoding HAD family hydrolase, which codes for MRYELVIFDNDGVLVDSEPIANTILSGYLTELGHPTSYEESLRDYMGSAVHRVHDLVEERTGKKLPADFDTTLNSRTFAAFQQELVAVDGAEELLGKLVADGVDYCVASSGSHERIRVGHRKTGIDQWFEEEWIFSSEDVGRGKPAPDLFLHAAERMGVAPERCVVIEDSPLGVEAARAAGMDVYGFTSMMPADRLVGVTGYFSDMSQLPELLA